One genomic region from Ornithinicoccus hortensis encodes:
- a CDS encoding VOC family protein: MGLENINMQARDPQRAGEFWTGALGLEPFTVTDDLFEGRMTLAEDLWLDICIDRVPEPPAPGWRLHLDLLGGAAQEEVVQRLLALGARRVDIGQGDVPWVVLADPDGNAFCVMEERSAYQDTGPIAALPLDSADPERDGRLYQAITGWVRTEGVGPVTLRHPSLRGPLLELCPEPAPKERQNRTHVDVRPGPGGQTQDELVEIALSLGATRAQEAWAQGHAWIVMRDTSGNEFCVLGDHVGA; the protein is encoded by the coding sequence ATGGGCCTCGAGAACATCAACATGCAGGCACGGGACCCACAACGCGCCGGCGAGTTCTGGACGGGGGCGCTCGGGCTGGAGCCGTTCACCGTGACCGATGACCTGTTCGAGGGGCGGATGACGCTGGCGGAGGACCTCTGGTTGGACATCTGCATCGATCGGGTTCCCGAGCCACCCGCCCCCGGATGGCGCCTTCACCTGGACCTGCTCGGAGGGGCCGCCCAGGAGGAGGTGGTGCAGCGGTTGCTCGCGCTCGGGGCGAGGCGGGTCGACATCGGTCAGGGGGACGTCCCCTGGGTGGTGTTGGCCGACCCGGACGGCAACGCCTTCTGCGTGATGGAGGAACGGTCCGCCTACCAGGACACCGGTCCGATCGCCGCGCTCCCGCTCGACAGCGCGGACCCGGAACGGGACGGCCGCCTCTACCAGGCGATCACCGGCTGGGTGCGCACCGAGGGCGTCGGCCCGGTCACCCTGCGCCACCCAAGCCTGCGTGGCCCGCTGCTCGAGCTCTGCCCGGAGCCGGCGCCGAAGGAGCGCCAGAACCGCACCCACGTGGACGTCCGCCCCGGACCCGGCGGGCAGACCCAGGACGAGCTGGTCGAGATCGCGCTGTCCCTCGGGGCCACGCGAGCGCAGGAGGCCTGGGCCCAGGGGCACGCCTGGATCGTCATGCGGGACACCTCGGGCAACGAGTTCTGCGTGCTCGGTGACCATGTAGGTGCGTAA